One genomic segment of Hallerella porci includes these proteins:
- the hisD gene encoding histidinol dehydrogenase, producing the protein MKIIKVKQNSQEVDRICARGVAPTEEIHQKVKKILEDVREGGLEKAVEYAQKFDGLKGKKLAVSESQISKLADKVTPTLAKAIRQAIKNAVAFHKHELKDLNGFTFKGKDGEVLGQRIRPMHRVGLYVPGGAAVYPSTVIMNAVPALVAGVDEIVVTTPAKDGIHPSVAFVLRELGITEVYHIGGAQAIALLAYGAKGIEPVDKIVGPGNVFAAIAKKEVFGTVDIDMIAGPSEILVLADSSADPDFVAADLLSQAEHGSGFEAALCITDNMETAEMISECVDEQVEKSPKKELLEKVLANFGRILVVKDWFDGVAIANRIAPEHLEIMTREAEELSESIVNAGAVFIGPWSSEPVGDYFAGPDHVLPTNGTARFSSPLGVYDFVKRMSVIRYSQKAILKNGKAIAEMANTEGFIHHANAVLKRL; encoded by the coding sequence ATGAAAATCATCAAGGTCAAGCAGAATTCGCAAGAAGTCGATCGTATTTGCGCACGTGGTGTTGCACCGACCGAAGAAATTCATCAAAAGGTGAAGAAGATTCTGGAAGACGTCCGCGAAGGCGGTTTAGAAAAAGCGGTGGAATACGCTCAAAAATTTGACGGCTTAAAAGGCAAAAAACTCGCAGTGAGCGAAAGTCAAATTTCTAAGCTCGCCGACAAAGTCACGCCGACTCTTGCCAAAGCAATTCGCCAAGCGATTAAAAATGCAGTTGCATTTCACAAGCACGAACTCAAGGATTTGAACGGTTTTACATTCAAAGGCAAAGATGGGGAAGTGCTTGGTCAACGCATTCGTCCGATGCATCGCGTAGGTCTTTATGTGCCCGGTGGCGCTGCGGTTTATCCGAGTACGGTGATTATGAATGCTGTTCCCGCTCTCGTCGCCGGCGTTGATGAAATCGTTGTCACGACTCCAGCAAAAGATGGCATTCATCCGTCCGTTGCATTTGTTCTTCGCGAACTTGGCATTACCGAAGTCTATCACATCGGCGGAGCACAAGCGATTGCGCTTCTCGCTTACGGCGCCAAAGGAATTGAACCGGTCGATAAAATTGTAGGCCCCGGAAATGTCTTTGCGGCAATTGCGAAAAAAGAAGTTTTCGGAACCGTCGATATCGATATGATCGCTGGCCCTTCCGAAATTTTAGTGCTCGCAGATTCTTCGGCAGATCCGGATTTTGTGGCCGCCGATTTGTTAAGTCAAGCGGAACACGGTTCGGGCTTCGAAGCAGCGCTTTGCATTACCGATAACATGGAAACCGCCGAAATGATTTCGGAATGCGTCGATGAACAAGTGGAAAAATCGCCGAAGAAAGAACTCTTAGAAAAAGTTCTCGCAAATTTCGGACGCATCTTGGTCGTGAAAGATTGGTTTGACGGCGTTGCGATTGCAAACCGCATCGCTCCCGAACATTTGGAAATCATGACTCGCGAAGCCGAAGAACTTTCGGAAAGCATTGTGAATGCCGGCGCCGTTTTCATCGGTCCGTGGTCAAGTGAACCGGTCGGCGATTATTTTGCAGGCCCCGATCATGTGCTCCCGACGAATGGAACCGCACGCTTCTCCAGTCCGCTCGGCGTTTATGATTTCGTCAAACGGATGAGCGTCATCCGCTATTCGCAAAAAGCGATTTTGAAAAATGGCAAAGCAATCGCCGAAATGGCGAATACCGAAGGATTCATCCATCACGCTAACGCCGTTTTAAAAAGACTGTAA
- the ispE gene encoding 4-(cytidine 5'-diphospho)-2-C-methyl-D-erythritol kinase codes for MQQEFAPAKINLFLDILLKRPDGYHNLGTLFQTINVGDTLSGEVNSTGEIIMRYNAPQEYPLEKDLVYKAAKLLQRKFSVKAGAEFYLEKKMPLGAGLGGGSADAAAAFRLLNRLWNLNLSCEELEKLGTEIGADVPFLIRGGSALAEGIGERLTHLEPLSLPSGGALLVATPHCAVPTKAAYAGCIPSGESRWDAYKNSPFRDFQGAFNKFEESVFPQFPLISEMKNDFLEGGAAVALMSGSGASVFGIFKNRADAEKTAEKIAKNARFVAVTEFFAGFFV; via the coding sequence ATGCAACAAGAATTTGCGCCAGCGAAAATCAATCTTTTTTTGGATATTCTTTTGAAGCGTCCCGATGGCTATCATAATTTAGGAACGCTTTTTCAAACAATCAACGTGGGCGACACTCTTTCGGGCGAAGTCAATTCGACGGGCGAAATCATCATGCGCTACAATGCGCCGCAGGAATATCCCTTAGAAAAAGATCTCGTTTACAAAGCCGCAAAACTTTTGCAGCGAAAATTTTCGGTGAAAGCGGGCGCAGAATTTTACTTAGAAAAAAAAATGCCGCTCGGTGCAGGCCTTGGCGGAGGAAGCGCAGACGCTGCAGCCGCTTTCCGCTTGCTCAATCGCCTGTGGAATTTGAATCTTTCTTGCGAAGAATTGGAAAAACTCGGAACCGAAATTGGCGCTGACGTTCCGTTCTTAATCCGCGGCGGCAGTGCTTTGGCCGAGGGAATCGGAGAACGCTTAACGCATTTAGAACCGTTATCTCTTCCTTCGGGCGGAGCTCTTTTGGTTGCGACTCCGCATTGCGCAGTTCCGACGAAAGCCGCTTACGCAGGATGCATTCCTTCGGGAGAATCGCGCTGGGACGCTTATAAAAATTCACCTTTCCGCGATTTTCAGGGCGCATTTAATAAATTCGAAGAATCGGTTTTCCCGCAATTTCCGTTAATTTCAGAGATGAAAAATGACTTTTTAGAAGGCGGCGCTGCGGTCGCACTCATGTCGGGCTCGGGCGCATCGGTCTTTGGCATTTTCAAAAATCGCGCAGATGCTGAAAAAACAGCTGAGAAAATCGCCAAAAATGCGCGATTTGTCGCGGTGACCGAATTCTTTGCCGGTTTTTTTGTTTAG
- a CDS encoding 50S ribosomal protein L25, whose translation MQLTTLKATSRVSGSSRATGRLRKEGQIPAVYYGKGQEAVSISVNAQDVAKVLAPGKRYTLLDLEIDGKAGNPAVIYNYQKDSISFAIDHIDFLKIDEATPITVRVPVVLKGLPVGVKNEGGLFSQISRYIKLSATPEKIPANVTLDISDFHAGVTFYAKALKLEGVKLASPERTVIFTISTKAKAAKIEAAEEALVASVAPAAAPAADAAAAPAADADKK comes from the coding sequence ATGCAACTTACAACACTCAAAGCAACCTCGAGAGTATCGGGCTCGTCTCGTGCAACTGGTCGTCTTCGCAAAGAAGGTCAGATTCCGGCGGTCTATTATGGTAAGGGTCAAGAGGCGGTAAGTATCAGCGTGAATGCTCAAGACGTGGCAAAAGTCCTCGCTCCGGGCAAGCGTTATACCCTTCTGGATCTCGAAATTGATGGCAAGGCTGGCAATCCGGCGGTCATCTACAACTATCAGAAGGACTCCATTTCGTTCGCTATCGATCACATCGACTTTTTGAAGATCGATGAAGCGACTCCGATTACAGTTCGCGTTCCGGTTGTTCTCAAGGGTCTTCCGGTTGGCGTGAAGAATGAAGGCGGTCTCTTCTCTCAGATTTCCCGCTACATTAAGCTCAGCGCAACTCCGGAAAAGATTCCGGCAAATGTCACCTTGGATATTTCTGATTTCCACGCTGGTGTGACTTTTTACGCAAAGGCTCTCAAGTTGGAAGGTGTGAAGCTTGCTTCTCCGGAACGCACAGTTATCTTCACGATTTCGACTAAGGCTAAGGCTGCAAAGATCGAAGCTGCTGAAGAAGCACTCGTTGCATCCGTTGCTCCTGCTGCCGCTCCGGCTGCTGATGCTGCTGCAGCTCCGGCTGCTGACGCAGACAAGAAGTAA
- a CDS encoding pseudouridine synthase, which yields MALILFNKPFGVLSQFTPEGGHRALNEFGFPKGVYAAGRLDHDSEGALLLTDNGKLIQKLLSPKNGHPRTYLAQVEGQVTEEALQKLRSGVIIQGYHTKKCEAKCVPAPENLWERIPPVRFRKNIPTSWIQLTLTEGKNRQVRHMTASVGFPTLRLIRIQIGRLKLDGLQPGKWKKLEMKDEDLGV from the coding sequence ATGGCGCTTATTCTTTTCAATAAACCTTTTGGTGTTTTGAGTCAATTCACCCCCGAAGGCGGGCACCGCGCTTTAAACGAATTTGGATTTCCAAAAGGAGTTTATGCGGCGGGGCGCTTGGATCACGATAGCGAAGGCGCTCTTCTTTTAACCGACAACGGAAAACTCATTCAAAAATTGCTCTCGCCTAAAAATGGTCACCCGCGAACTTATCTTGCGCAAGTCGAAGGCCAAGTGACCGAAGAAGCGTTGCAAAAATTGCGTAGCGGCGTCATCATTCAAGGTTATCATACGAAAAAGTGCGAAGCCAAATGCGTCCCTGCGCCCGAAAATCTTTGGGAAAGAATTCCGCCCGTTCGTTTTCGCAAAAATATTCCCACGTCTTGGATTCAGCTCACTTTAACCGAAGGCAAAAATCGCCAAGTCCGCCACATGACAGCCTCCGTCGGCTTCCCCACTCTTCGGCTTATCCGCATCCAAATCGGGCGCTTAAAACTCGATGGTTTACAACCGGGAAAATGGAAAAAATTAGAAATGAAAGATGAAGACTTAGGAGTTTAA
- the guaA gene encoding glutamine-hydrolyzing GMP synthase, translated as MKNVDTIAVLDFGGQYAHLIANRVRRLGVFTEIHSPNAPVSELEGVKGIIYSGGPSSVYAPDAPAYNPAILDIPVPKLGICYGHQLIAQQLGGHVEPGKVKEYGIADLEVEDENCPILKGLPKASPMWMSHGDQVTELPAGYRIVASTKDCKVAAVAFDSELPNRKIFGIQFHPEVTHSRFGMKILDNFIDVCGASRSWNMKSYLPLITQKIKDQVKERKVFLLVSGGVDSTVAFVLLNRVLGSEKVLGLHVDNGMMRLGESQKIMEFLKAEGMNNLKVRDASDHFLAKLQGVTAPETKRGIIGKEFLVVKDEEMAKLHLDPNEWMMAQGTIYPDTIESGGTKNADKIKTHHNRVKEVLDLMEKGLVLEPLADLYKDEVRALGEELGIPHNLVWRHPFPGPGLGVRLLCSDGVLGKDMVALDEVKDSNGNSLVDYLRENKISGYILPIKSVGVQGDGRTYAQPFLITTPNLSWKECEKFATELANRFKAINRVIYQIGTVEASEPKLVAQYATRENFDTLRKFDDICTQFLQENDLYEKIWQMPVVSVPLRVKNLPCIVMRPVNSTEAMTANFAEIDPQALAKLWQRFLNAGAGSLWYDVTHKPPGTIEWE; from the coding sequence ATGAAAAATGTTGATACGATTGCCGTTTTGGATTTCGGCGGACAGTATGCGCACTTGATTGCGAACCGCGTTCGTCGTCTGGGAGTTTTTACCGAAATTCATTCTCCGAATGCTCCGGTTTCGGAACTTGAAGGGGTGAAGGGAATTATTTATAGCGGTGGACCTTCGAGCGTTTATGCGCCAGATGCGCCCGCTTACAATCCCGCGATTTTGGATATTCCCGTTCCGAAGCTCGGCATTTGCTACGGACATCAACTGATTGCGCAACAACTCGGCGGGCACGTAGAACCGGGAAAAGTGAAAGAATACGGCATCGCAGATTTAGAAGTCGAAGATGAAAATTGCCCCATCTTAAAAGGCCTCCCGAAGGCTTCGCCGATGTGGATGAGTCACGGTGACCAAGTGACGGAACTGCCCGCGGGTTACCGCATTGTCGCAAGCACGAAAGATTGCAAAGTCGCTGCGGTTGCCTTTGACAGCGAACTTCCGAATCGGAAAATTTTCGGCATTCAATTCCATCCCGAAGTGACTCACAGCCGTTTCGGCATGAAAATTCTCGACAACTTTATCGATGTCTGCGGCGCTTCGCGTTCGTGGAATATGAAAAGTTATTTGCCGTTAATCACGCAAAAAATCAAAGACCAAGTGAAAGAACGCAAAGTGTTCTTGCTCGTGAGCGGTGGCGTCGATTCAACGGTGGCATTCGTTCTTTTGAACCGCGTTCTCGGATCCGAAAAAGTCCTCGGCCTTCATGTAGATAACGGGATGATGCGCCTCGGCGAATCGCAAAAAATCATGGAATTTTTGAAAGCCGAAGGCATGAATAATTTGAAAGTCCGCGATGCGAGCGATCACTTTTTGGCAAAGCTCCAAGGGGTCACTGCTCCCGAAACGAAGCGCGGCATTATCGGCAAAGAATTCCTTGTCGTCAAAGACGAAGAAATGGCGAAGCTCCATTTGGATCCGAATGAATGGATGATGGCGCAAGGAACGATTTATCCGGATACGATTGAAAGCGGTGGCACCAAAAATGCAGATAAAATTAAAACGCATCACAACCGCGTGAAAGAAGTTTTGGATTTGATGGAAAAAGGCTTGGTCTTAGAACCGCTCGCGGATTTGTATAAAGATGAAGTGCGTGCTCTCGGTGAAGAACTCGGCATTCCGCACAATCTCGTGTGGCGGCATCCGTTCCCAGGTCCGGGTCTTGGCGTGCGTCTGCTCTGCAGCGACGGCGTCCTCGGCAAAGATATGGTCGCATTGGATGAGGTGAAAGATTCGAATGGAAATTCTCTCGTCGATTATTTGCGCGAAAATAAAATTTCGGGATATATTCTTCCGATTAAAAGCGTGGGCGTGCAAGGCGACGGCAGAACATATGCGCAGCCGTTCCTCATTACAACGCCGAATTTGAGCTGGAAAGAATGCGAAAAATTTGCGACGGAACTTGCGAATCGTTTTAAGGCGATTAACCGCGTGATTTATCAAATCGGAACTGTGGAGGCTTCGGAACCGAAACTCGTTGCGCAATATGCGACCCGCGAAAATTTCGACACTCTCCGCAAATTTGATGATATCTGCACGCAATTCTTGCAAGAGAATGATTTATACGAAAAAATTTGGCAGATGCCCGTGGTCTCGGTACCGCTCCGCGTGAAAAATTTACCGTGCATTGTGATGCGCCCAGTCAATTCGACGGAAGCGATGACCGCAAACTTTGCGGAAATCGATCCGCAAGCCCTCGCCAAATTGTGGCAGCGCTTCTTAAACGCAGGCGCAGGCTCACTCTGGTACGATGTGACGCACAAGCCGCCCGGAACCATTGAGTGGGAATGA
- a CDS encoding fibronectin type III domain-containing protein, with product MKIFTPILAFLCLVCVLVFDACSDTNAHDDYSFERAVQDLSILRGCSSKSDSSTYCYQLRWRIPIETENLQRFHIWVDTLYVDDSTTSVPSGAKEHSIQVAFQNPEKLYDTLDLTKYVKDYLHQDSLAIAIWCEYADNVRSGDVQHIFVHFGDDLPPSLVTITDSVWTTGVAIDWARPTDQRDYYAPESLSGPIAGYNVLLWAENENQDLRRVKVKITHQGKSDSLGNELWKRHHRFRFTNDSLWIDTTSQGDASKNYLRLAVLDGKGFDFSADSANRFRMIIEGLSPESNYTIGIIAWDSAGNASGTGSVETNQLFMTTDRIAPLMPKTLRYETDSLGKATLDSNRIILFWARSADPLSDTSRITADSILHYPNDCFEGLCYRQVKKYEVCIWNGKSWEVAAGAGGMSEEKYTKSYKVSGDSMAVSATGEYVTDTIRWIVPKDTVILRIRSMDSSGYYSKALTDTIYVSEGPEADLNCPEGFVPVRTSDTTRFCIEQFEHRDSDSTFAHGVLYSEAVAGCEAMSASGFTISLCKSADWKAACMAQGRSSYGVIEDGDFSATEFLYKNCGVGSDDSTLALDMKKRNKLCVSPDGIRDLSGGFQEWTIGPSDTMLYVLRGSSYVYYTGSSRESLSKCTTYSLPNRSRAGYTQDTVYLYREGTKVDTSYTLDTARTLYKKLTKKDFKDSIQIFKVSSADGDSLGEDYAPLTEYKKGGKKWLEELAGNLKYEAIRTEAVFFTGENKKYKGAAAFYTDPSISYRCCAYKE from the coding sequence ATGAAAATTTTCACTCCGATTCTCGCTTTTCTTTGTCTCGTTTGCGTTCTCGTATTTGACGCTTGTTCCGATACAAATGCTCACGACGATTACAGTTTTGAACGCGCCGTTCAAGATCTTTCCATTTTGCGCGGCTGTTCTAGTAAAAGCGATTCATCGACTTACTGCTATCAACTGCGCTGGAGAATTCCCATCGAAACGGAAAATCTTCAGCGTTTTCATATTTGGGTAGATACTCTTTACGTGGACGATTCCACGACGAGTGTTCCGAGCGGAGCCAAAGAACATTCCATTCAAGTCGCCTTTCAAAATCCCGAAAAACTTTACGACACTCTTGACCTTACCAAATATGTGAAAGATTATTTGCACCAAGACAGTTTAGCGATTGCCATTTGGTGCGAATACGCAGACAATGTCCGCTCGGGAGATGTGCAACATATCTTTGTGCATTTTGGTGATGACTTGCCGCCTTCTCTCGTAACGATTACCGATTCCGTTTGGACAACAGGCGTCGCAATCGATTGGGCGCGGCCCACCGATCAGCGGGATTATTACGCGCCCGAAAGTCTTTCGGGACCCATCGCCGGCTACAATGTGCTCCTTTGGGCCGAAAATGAAAATCAAGATTTGCGCCGCGTCAAAGTAAAAATTACGCATCAAGGAAAATCGGATTCTCTCGGCAATGAATTGTGGAAAAGACATCACCGTTTCCGTTTTACAAATGATTCTCTTTGGATTGACACCACCTCGCAAGGCGACGCTTCGAAAAATTATTTGCGTCTCGCTGTTTTAGACGGCAAAGGATTTGACTTTTCAGCGGATAGTGCAAACCGATTCCGCATGATTATCGAAGGATTAAGCCCCGAAAGCAATTATACGATTGGAATTATCGCATGGGATTCTGCGGGAAACGCATCGGGAACAGGTTCCGTCGAAACGAATCAACTGTTTATGACGACCGATCGCATCGCTCCGCTCATGCCGAAAACTCTCCGTTACGAAACCGATTCTCTAGGCAAAGCCACTCTCGATTCGAACCGAATCATCCTCTTTTGGGCGCGAAGCGCTGACCCTCTTTCCGATACCAGCCGAATTACCGCCGACTCGATTTTGCATTACCCGAATGATTGCTTCGAAGGGCTCTGCTACCGCCAAGTAAAAAAATACGAAGTCTGCATTTGGAACGGAAAATCGTGGGAAGTGGCGGCAGGTGCCGGCGGCATGTCCGAAGAAAAATACACGAAGTCGTATAAAGTTAGTGGCGACTCGATGGCAGTATCCGCAACGGGCGAATACGTCACCGATACCATTCGTTGGATTGTGCCGAAAGATACCGTCATTCTCCGCATCCGTTCGATGGATTCTTCGGGCTATTATTCGAAAGCGCTTACCGATACCATTTACGTTTCCGAAGGTCCCGAAGCCGACTTAAATTGCCCCGAAGGATTTGTCCCCGTCCGCACAAGCGATACGACGCGTTTCTGCATCGAACAATTTGAACACCGCGATTCCGATAGCACCTTTGCCCACGGCGTTCTCTATAGCGAAGCGGTCGCCGGCTGCGAAGCGATGAGCGCAAGCGGCTTCACCATTTCCCTTTGCAAATCCGCCGATTGGAAAGCTGCGTGCATGGCTCAAGGGCGTTCGTCTTACGGCGTCATCGAAGACGGGGATTTTTCTGCCACCGAATTCTTGTATAAAAATTGCGGTGTCGGCTCGGACGATTCCACTCTTGCGCTGGATATGAAAAAGCGGAACAAACTCTGCGTAAGCCCCGACGGTATCCGCGATCTTTCGGGCGGCTTTCAAGAATGGACAATCGGTCCCTCCGATACGATGCTCTACGTTCTCCGCGGTTCAAGCTACGTCTATTACACAGGAAGTTCCCGCGAATCGCTTTCTAAATGCACGACGTATTCGCTCCCGAACCGCTCCCGCGCCGGCTACACGCAAGACACCGTTTACCTTTACCGCGAAGGCACAAAGGTTGATACGAGTTACACCCTCGACACCGCCCGCACCCTCTACAAGAAACTCACGAAAAAAGATTTCAAAGATTCGATTCAAATTTTCAAAGTATCTTCTGCCGATGGGGATTCGCTCGGCGAAGATTATGCGCCATTAACCGAATACAAAAAAGGCGGCAAGAAATGGCTCGAAGAATTGGCGGGCAATTTGAAATACGAAGCGATTCGCACCGAAGCCGTTTTCTTTACCGGCGAAAATAAAAAGTACAAAGGCGCCGCTGCATTCTACACCGACCCCTCGATTTCCTACCGTTGCTGTGCGTATAAAGAATGA
- the pdxT gene encoding pyridoxal 5'-phosphate synthase glutaminase subunit PdxT: protein MPPNNTPLIGVLAVQGAFAEHRQMLAKLGVNTFEIRQLKDLDREFDGLILPGGESTVQGKLLRDLGLFSPLQERIQNGLPTFGTCAGLILLAEKLSNDKNTYFGTLPVTVERNAYGRQLGSFYTEENVEGIGKIPMTFIRAPQVESVRDGVKILAKVKGQIVAVQYQKQLAISFHPELSSDLSMHQYFLNQIVGKH, encoded by the coding sequence ATGCCCCCAAACAATACACCACTTATCGGCGTATTGGCGGTTCAAGGAGCATTTGCCGAACACCGGCAAATGCTTGCAAAACTCGGAGTCAACACTTTTGAAATTCGTCAGTTGAAGGATTTAGACCGCGAATTTGACGGACTCATTCTCCCAGGCGGCGAAAGCACCGTTCAAGGAAAACTTCTCCGCGATTTAGGACTTTTTTCTCCGCTGCAAGAACGCATTCAAAACGGACTTCCGACTTTTGGAACTTGCGCAGGCCTCATTCTTCTCGCCGAAAAATTGAGCAACGATAAAAACACCTATTTCGGAACTCTCCCCGTCACAGTAGAACGCAACGCTTACGGGCGTCAGCTCGGCAGTTTTTATACCGAAGAAAATGTCGAAGGAATCGGAAAAATTCCGATGACATTTATCCGCGCACCGCAAGTCGAAAGCGTCCGCGATGGCGTGAAAATTTTGGCAAAAGTAAAAGGTCAAATCGTCGCCGTTCAATACCAGAAGCAACTCGCGATTTCATTTCATCCCGAACTTTCTTCTGACTTGAGCATGCACCAATACTTTCTAAATCAGATCGTCGGGAAGCACTAG
- the pdxS gene encoding pyridoxal 5'-phosphate synthase lyase subunit PdxS translates to MAEENRYELNKNLAQMLKGGVIMDVTTPEQAKIAEAAGAAAVMALERIPADIRAAGGVSRMSDPKMIKGIQDAVSIPVMAKCRIGHFVEAQLLEAIEIDYIDESEVLSPADDVFHINKHDFKVPFVCGARDLGEALRRIEEGASMIRTKGEPGTGDIVQAVRHMRLMNQEIARISSMREDELFNRAKELQVSYALVKSVHDNKRLPVVNFAAGGVATPADAALMMQLGAEGVFVGSGIFKSGNPAKRAAAIVQAVTNYTDAKLIAKLSEDLGEAMVGINEQEISLLMAERGK, encoded by the coding sequence ATGGCAGAAGAAAACCGTTACGAATTGAACAAGAACTTGGCTCAAATGCTCAAGGGCGGCGTCATCATGGACGTCACCACTCCGGAACAAGCAAAAATCGCTGAAGCCGCTGGCGCTGCTGCTGTGATGGCTTTGGAACGCATTCCTGCAGACATTCGCGCAGCCGGCGGTGTTTCGCGCATGAGCGATCCGAAAATGATCAAAGGCATTCAAGACGCCGTCTCGATTCCGGTGATGGCAAAATGCCGCATCGGTCACTTTGTCGAAGCACAACTTTTGGAAGCGATTGAAATTGACTATATCGATGAAAGCGAAGTACTCTCCCCTGCTGACGATGTTTTCCACATCAACAAGCACGATTTTAAAGTGCCGTTTGTCTGCGGTGCGCGCGATCTCGGCGAAGCTCTCCGCCGCATTGAAGAAGGTGCATCGATGATTCGCACCAAAGGCGAACCGGGAACTGGTGACATTGTGCAAGCCGTGCGCCACATGCGTTTAATGAATCAAGAAATCGCACGCATTTCGTCGATGCGCGAAGATGAACTTTTCAACCGCGCAAAAGAATTGCAAGTTTCGTATGCGCTCGTCAAATCGGTGCACGATAACAAGCGTCTTCCGGTTGTCAATTTCGCAGCGGGCGGTGTCGCAACTCCGGCAGATGCAGCACTCATGATGCAACTCGGCGCCGAAGGCGTCTTTGTGGGCTCGGGAATTTTCAAATCCGGAAATCCGGCAAAGCGTGCTGCGGCAATCGTGCAAGCGGTTACCAATTACACCGACGCAAAACTCATCGCAAAACTTTCCGAAGATTTGGGCGAAGCGATGGTCGGCATTAACGAACAAGAAATTTCGTTGCTCATGGCAGAACGAGGCAAATAA
- the pdxR gene encoding MocR-like pyridoxine biosynthesis transcription factor PdxR: MLSYDMTQAGDDTLYHFLYRLIRNDILSGKLPAEEKLPSKRSFAQSLGVSVITVENAYAQLLAEGFIYTLPRKGFFVSSIRTKNAALPKFSPIPESRESKMGEVKTPRYIADFVDNQAEASSFPFSTWATLTRKTLCEKQNDLLKRSPNSGVLALRKAIAKMLLEFRSLRVSPEQIVVGAGTDCLYAWLVQLLGFDKKYGVEDPGYSKISKIYRKLGVVCNFIPLDESGIRLDQLEETCTDVIHISPSHHFPTGKVMPVSRRYELLSWAAKSSNHYIVEDEYDSEFRMVGRPIPSLQSIDVQEKTIYINSFTKTLASTVRVGYMVLPKTLAEKFRDEFSFYTCTVSNLEQYVLAEYIGSGRYEKHINRMRNFYRSRRDFLLEIIRKSRLKNAIEISEEDAGLHFILKVNTPLSDEEFCERAAQKGVHLRALSDYYTVAKPSVHEFVINYSSLPESKMKKAVAALCAVLDA; encoded by the coding sequence ATGCTCAGTTACGATATGACGCAAGCGGGTGACGATACGCTTTATCATTTTTTGTATCGTTTGATTCGAAACGATATTTTATCGGGGAAGCTTCCCGCCGAAGAAAAATTGCCGTCGAAGCGGTCCTTTGCTCAATCGCTTGGCGTTAGCGTCATCACCGTCGAAAATGCTTATGCGCAATTACTCGCCGAAGGTTTCATCTACACTCTTCCGCGAAAAGGATTTTTTGTTTCTTCCATTCGGACGAAAAATGCGGCGCTGCCAAAATTTTCTCCCATTCCTGAATCCCGCGAATCGAAAATGGGCGAAGTCAAAACGCCGCGCTATATCGCTGACTTTGTCGATAATCAAGCCGAAGCATCGAGCTTTCCGTTTTCTACATGGGCGACTTTAACGCGAAAAACTTTGTGCGAAAAGCAAAATGATTTGCTCAAACGTTCGCCGAATTCTGGCGTTCTTGCGTTACGCAAAGCGATTGCAAAAATGCTTTTGGAATTTCGGAGTCTGCGCGTTTCGCCCGAGCAAATCGTCGTCGGTGCCGGAACAGATTGCCTTTACGCTTGGCTTGTGCAGCTTCTCGGCTTCGATAAAAAATACGGTGTCGAAGATCCGGGTTACAGTAAAATTTCAAAAATTTATCGGAAGCTCGGAGTCGTTTGCAATTTTATTCCGCTCGATGAATCGGGAATTCGCTTGGATCAATTAGAAGAAACTTGTACCGATGTAATTCACATTTCGCCTTCGCATCATTTCCCCACGGGAAAAGTGATGCCGGTGAGTCGTCGTTATGAGCTTTTAAGTTGGGCTGCAAAATCGAGCAATCATTACATTGTCGAAGATGAATATGACAGTGAATTTCGTATGGTCGGGCGTCCGATTCCTTCGCTTCAAAGTATTGATGTGCAAGAAAAAACGATTTACATCAATTCATTTACGAAGACTCTCGCTTCGACTGTGCGCGTCGGTTATATGGTTTTGCCGAAAACTTTAGCGGAAAAATTTCGCGATGAATTTTCGTTTTACACATGCACCGTTTCGAATTTGGAACAGTATGTGCTTGCGGAATATATCGGCAGCGGTCGCTACGAAAAACACATTAACCGCATGCGGAATTTTTACCGCAGCCGCCGCGATTTTTTGCTTGAAATCATTCGCAAAAGTCGTTTAAAAAATGCGATTGAAATTTCCGAAGAAGATGCGGGCTTGCATTTCATTTTAAAAGTAAACACGCCTTTAAGCGATGAAGAATTCTGCGAGCGCGCCGCTCAAAAGGGGGTGCATTTACGGGCGCTTTCGGATTATTACACCGTTGCGAAACCTTCGGTGCACGAATTTGTCATCAATTATTCTTCTCTCCCCGAAAGCAAAATGAAAAAAGCGGTCGCTGCACTTTGCGCTGTATTGGACGCGTAA